A region of Panicum virgatum strain AP13 chromosome 8N, P.virgatum_v5, whole genome shotgun sequence DNA encodes the following proteins:
- the LOC120684803 gene encoding putative serpin-Z5, with protein MARKRPRTRRSNSAGLTALSLCLTKHLAPAEGDGSDSNLVFSPGSIYATLALLAAGARGGTLQELLDALGGGSRDDLAAFARRVAERALADRSCSSGGGPAVAFAFPTAAAAAYKAEARAVDFSNEPEKAVNVINGGVAAATNNHIDSILDSSSVNALTNLVVASAIYFKGKWEAPFTKSNTRVDKFHRLDGSFADVPFMRSWRSQLVAVRNGYKVLKLPYKSPAPAPPPPSTQRRRASQSKAADEPDKAAGELPRYSMCIFLPDERDGLAGLVAKIASGPGFCYYRLPTERVQVGDFRLPKFKLSASGSVMQVLRDDMGITSAFVAGEADLSGMAKRDGDEAGTLLHVGDVRHKAVLEVNEEGVAVATSSYMLCGASAVMADQQKTVDFVADHPFVFFVIEEVSRAILFVGRVLDPSI; from the exons ATGGCGCGCAAGCGGCCAAGGACACGCAGGTCCAACAGCGCCGGTCTGACGGCGCTCTCGCTCTGCCTCACCAAGCACCTCGCCCCCGCCGAGGGAGACGGCAGTGACTCGAACCTCGTCTTCTCGCCGGGGTCCATCTACGCCACGCTGGCGCTGCTCGCCgcgggcgcccgcggcggcacgCTACAAGAGCTCCTGGACGCGCTGGGCGGGGGGTCCCGCGACGACCTCGCGGCGTTCGCCCGCCGCGTCGCGGAGCGCGCGCTCGCGGACCGGTCGTGCTCGTCGGGCGGTGGACCGGCCGTCGCGTTCGC ATTTccaacagccgccgccgcggcctacAAGGCCGAGGCCCGCGCCGTCGACTTCAGCAACGAG CCCGAGAAGGCAGTTAACGTGATcaacggcggcgtggcggcagcCACCAACAACCACATCGATTCGATCCTAGATTCGAGTTCAGTGAACGCGCTCACGAACCTCGTCGTCGCCAGCGCCATCTACTTCAAGGGCAAGTGGGAGGCACCGTTCACCAAGTCCAACACCAGGGTGGACAAGTTCCACCGCCTCGACGGCAGCTTCGCCGACGTGCCCTTCATGCGCTCGTGGCGGAGCCAGCTCGTCGCCGTCCGCAACGGGTACAAGGTGCTCAAGCTCCCATACAAATcaccagctccggcgccgccgccgccatcgacacAGCGTAGGAGGGCATCGCAAAGCAAGGCTGCTGATGAGCCCGACAAGGCTGCCGGTGAGCTCCCGAGGTACTCCATGTGCATCTTCCTGCCGGACGAACGCGACGGCCTTGCTGGCCTGGTCGCCAAGATCGCGTCCGGCCCTGGGTTCTGCTACTACCGCCTGCCGACCGAACGTGTCCAGGTCGGCGACTTCCGGCTGCCCAAGTTCAAGCTCTCCGCCTCCGGCAGCGTAATGCAGGTCCTGAGAGACGACATGGGGATCACTTCTGCTTTCGTTGCCGGCGAAGCGGACCTGTCCGGCATGGCCAAGCGCGACGGCGACGAAGCCGGCACGCTGCTGCACGTGGGGGACGTGCGCCACAAGGCGGTGCTCGAGGTGAACGAGGAAGGTGTGGCGGTCGCCACCAGCAGCTATATGCTCTGCGGGGCTAGTGCGGTAATGGCAGATCAGCAGAAGACGGTGGATTTCGTCGCTGACCACCCGTTTGTGTTCTTTGTGATCGAGGAGGTGTCGCGAGCAATCCTCTTTGTTGGCCGTGTCCTCGACCCTTCAATTTAA